The region TTTATGTCAAAACAAAACAGCACTGCTCAAGATGATGGTTATCTATTTGCAGCAGTGGTGCGTAAGCACCCCACCACAGGCGTCGGTAATGGGAAAGAAATATGGATTTTTGATGCTAAAAACCTAGCCCAAGGTCCACTGACCATACTCGGTCACCCAGACCTTAACTTTGCCACCACAAACCACGCTCTTTGGGTTCCAAGTATCGGCCCAAGGCCCATTAACTGTTACCACGCAAATGTTGGTGATTTCTTTCGCTCACGTGCCAATGCACATCGCCCTCCAGTACAAGGAGTTATCGAACAACAAATCTTACCTAGATTTGGTTAACAATCTAATTTCAGCATCATGCCGTTAATTGATGGCTTTCATAGAGATGGAACAGAACGAATTATTGTGTCCAATCAAAAGGGAAAATGATGAAAAATAAAAGATTAGCGCTTTCAATCATGGCGCTTGGAGCTGCATTAGGAATAACCTTCACTTTGCAATCCAATGAACCAGAAAGCACCATTTCTAACTATCAGGGTACCTATACCTGTCATCCAGAAGCTGTCTATGACCCTAAATCAATCGAAGAAGTGCAGAGTATTGTGCAAGAGGCGGTGGCTCGGGGAAAAACAGTGATGACTGGGAACCGCAAATTTGCAAGTCAAATAGATGCGGCTTGCGCAGGCGATAACCAAATTCAAATCACCTTAAAAGAGATGAATAAGGTACTCCAGTTTGATGCTGATAAAAAAGTAGTCACGGTACAAGCTGGTATGCGTTTTAACGACTTAAATAACTTTCTTAGGCCACAAGCACTGGCTATTAACATGGTCACAGAGCTCGGTATTTTCACCATTGGTGGTATGCTTGGCAGCGGAACACACGGTTCAACACTGCACAAACCAAGTAATATGTTAGCAGATTACATCACCGAACTAAAAATCGTTGATGGTAAAGGAGAGGTGCGTATTCTCAATGACCACCTACTTGATGCCGCAAGGGTAAACTTAGGCGTGTTAGGTGTTGTCGTTGAAGCAACCATTCAACTCGAAGATGCCTTTAAGGTACATGCCGATGTGAAAGGATATCGAAATGATAGTGATTTAGAAGAGGTCATACTCGATGTCGCCCGTCATAACTACTCGGCTAATATAGCCTGGTTTCCAGGTTTAGGCCGTTATACCCGTACACTTTATAATCCAGTACCGCTAGACACTCAAGGAGAAGCCTATAACGCACAAGCAGATGTTTCTAGCATTCAACAATTTTTTTTCGAGTTATTGTTTAATGCATCCCATGAAGTCCTTGGTTCGGGACTGCAATGCCTCGCCGCTTCTGTGCGTTACGACAATCGAGCCAGCTCATACTTTCGAGACATCAACACAGGGAAAAAAGTACGCCAAAACCCAACGGGTTTTTCTGATCAAATGCAGTACTTTCAATGTAAAGATCCCAATAAATGCGTGTGGGATACTCTACCTATTGCACTACAAGAGGTCGCAATAGAGATTGACAGGCTACCAGAATGGATCAGTGATGTACGTGAAATAGTCGCTAAAAACTCAAAAACATGTTTCCCATTGAATGGTATTTACTTTCGATTTGGCAAAGCCTCAAGCAGTTATTTAGGCATGAGTGCAGGACGTGATAGCGCATTTGTGGGCATCGAATACACACTGCGTCAAGCAGGAGAGAAAGAGCCTAAAAACTACTTTGTCAATTTAGAAATAGAACAAATGTCACTGCGTAAGTATAACGCTCGTCCACACTGGGGGAAAAATTCAGTCGCTATTTTTGAAGACATGCCTTCGCGTTTCCCTCAATGGCCAGCATTTTTAGCCGCTAAAGCAGAGCTCGATCCTCATAATGTATTCACTAATCCATTTTGGGAACGTGTCAGTGGAAATATATCACTTGATCAGTATTTAACACCGGGCTGTAGTCTGCGGGGTGAATGCTATTGTCAAAGTGATGAACATTGTGAAGCTGATAAAACCTGCCAAGTAGGCTTGCATTTTGATGATGCAAAAATATGTCGGTAGTCGATGCTAAACATTTGCTAAAAATCTGATAAACATTGGCATCCTATATTATCGGTTATCGATTCAATTGTTTATCAGCATAAAAACAGTCTTAAACAACCACACTAACGCTAGTGTGGGTTTGAGCGCTGCAGTATTTTGATACACTCCATTAAGGGAACACACATGCTTCGCATCATCTTATTGTTAAGTTTAACGTTCATATCAACATTAAGCTGGTCCACCACTCTAGCCGATATAAAAGCTCATGAACCCACTTCAAGGAAAACCTGGGCAGAGCAATGGTTTTATAATATCAACGCACCGGGCGTTGGTTACTTCAAAATCAGTTTCCA is a window of Shewanella sp. VB17 DNA encoding:
- a CDS encoding FAD-binding protein; the protein is MKNKRLALSIMALGAALGITFTLQSNEPESTISNYQGTYTCHPEAVYDPKSIEEVQSIVQEAVARGKTVMTGNRKFASQIDAACAGDNQIQITLKEMNKVLQFDADKKVVTVQAGMRFNDLNNFLRPQALAINMVTELGIFTIGGMLGSGTHGSTLHKPSNMLADYITELKIVDGKGEVRILNDHLLDAARVNLGVLGVVVEATIQLEDAFKVHADVKGYRNDSDLEEVILDVARHNYSANIAWFPGLGRYTRTLYNPVPLDTQGEAYNAQADVSSIQQFFFELLFNASHEVLGSGLQCLAASVRYDNRASSYFRDINTGKKVRQNPTGFSDQMQYFQCKDPNKCVWDTLPIALQEVAIEIDRLPEWISDVREIVAKNSKTCFPLNGIYFRFGKASSSYLGMSAGRDSAFVGIEYTLRQAGEKEPKNYFVNLEIEQMSLRKYNARPHWGKNSVAIFEDMPSRFPQWPAFLAAKAELDPHNVFTNPFWERVSGNISLDQYLTPGCSLRGECYCQSDEHCEADKTCQVGLHFDDAKICR